In the genome of Nymphaea colorata isolate Beijing-Zhang1983 chromosome 9, ASM883128v2, whole genome shotgun sequence, one region contains:
- the LOC116260866 gene encoding uncharacterized protein LOC116260866 gives MASTLVIVIVLIFDIIAFGLAVAAEQRRSKAQVLPDAEKYYTYCVYGSDIATGYGAGAFVFLFLSQLLIMVVSKCFCCGRSLRPGGSRACAVLLFIACWFTFIIAEMCLLAASVQNAYHTKYRAKFNIDNLSCETIRKGVFAAGAAFTFFTCILSEIYYITFSKANANPYHGGEAGVGMSSYR, from the exons aTGGCCTCCACTCTCGTGATTGTCATCGTCTTAATCTTCGACATCATCGCCTTCGGCCTTGCCGTCGCCGCCGAGCAGCGGAGAAGCAAG GCCCAAGTGCTTCCTGATGCAGAAAAGTACTACACATATTGCGTCTATGGCTCCGACATTGCGACGGGCTATGGTGCTGGCgcttttgtcttccttttcttgagCCAACTTCTGATCATGGTGGTCAGTAAGTGTTTCTGCTGCGGCAGGTCGTTGAGGCCCGGTGGATCCCGCGCTTGTGCCGTGCTTTTGTTCATAGCTTGCTG GTTTACATTCATCATCGCGGAGATGTGTCTGCTGGCTGCTTCTGTGCAGAATGCCTACCACACCAAGTACAGGGCCAAGTTCAACATCGACAATCTCTCCTGTGAAACCATCAGGAAGGGCGTCTTTGCAGCAGGCGCAGCCTTCACCTTCTTCACCTGCATCCTCAGCGAGATATACTACATCACTTTCTCTAAGGCCAATGCAAACCCTTACCATGGCGGCGAGGCCGGCGTGGGCATGAGTAGCTACCGTTGA